In Syntrophomonas wolfei subsp. wolfei str. Goettingen G311, a single window of DNA contains:
- a CDS encoding Rossmann-like and DUF2520 domain-containing protein encodes MREKIGIIGAGVVGTAVGVVLKNKGYEITGVQDIKSESTQQLVERIGCTAYPSPQDVSHSADIIFVTTSDTAIASVVGQIADKRAFRPGQIILHMSGAQSSQILDQAKEFGALVLSVHPLQAFASIDRAIEILPGSVFSIEGDEEAYALGGRIVEALEGEYFFIDRRAKPLYHAGACVVSNYLVTIIDFGIKLLEATGIPRNMAAKALLPLISGTVKNIENIGIPKALTGPIARGDLATVADHLHCMEEMAPELMKLYSWLGFYTASIARGKGSIDEKSLEEFQKLFLRELARIESAS; translated from the coding sequence ATGAGAGAAAAGATAGGTATTATTGGGGCGGGAGTGGTAGGAACCGCTGTTGGGGTGGTACTCAAAAACAAGGGCTATGAGATTACGGGTGTGCAGGATATTAAATCCGAATCTACACAACAGCTTGTGGAACGGATCGGCTGTACCGCTTACCCATCACCTCAAGATGTTTCTCACTCGGCGGATATAATCTTTGTTACAACCTCCGATACGGCTATTGCCAGTGTGGTAGGGCAGATTGCTGATAAAAGGGCTTTTCGCCCCGGGCAAATCATTTTGCACATGAGTGGGGCTCAATCTTCGCAGATTCTAGACCAGGCCAAGGAATTCGGTGCCCTGGTCTTGTCCGTGCATCCCCTGCAAGCTTTTGCCAGTATCGACCGGGCTATAGAGATACTGCCCGGTTCAGTTTTCAGCATTGAAGGGGATGAGGAAGCTTATGCCCTGGGGGGCCGTATAGTAGAGGCCCTGGAAGGGGAATATTTTTTCATTGACCGGAGAGCCAAGCCTTTATACCATGCCGGTGCCTGTGTGGTATCCAATTACCTGGTTACCATTATCGATTTTGGAATTAAACTTCTGGAAGCAACGGGAATACCCCGGAACATGGCGGCCAAGGCTTTGTTGCCCCTTATATCCGGTACGGTTAAAAATATTGAAAATATTGGTATACCCAAAGCCCTGACCGGCCCCATTGCTCGAGGCGATTTGGCTACGGTGGCGGATCATCTGCATTGTATGGAAGAAATGGCACCGGAGCTGATGAAACTGTATAGCTGGTTAGGTTTTTATACCGCCTCGATTGCCCGGGGAAAAGGCAGCATCGATGAAAAGTCCTTGGAAGAGTTCCAGAAGCTTTTCCTCCGTGAACTGGCCCGGATAGAATCGGCCAGCTAG
- the panB gene encoding 3-methyl-2-oxobutanoate hydroxymethyltransferase gives MARVTVSVLKDKKKRKEKISMLTAYDYSLAGMVDEAGIDMILVGDSLGNVVLGYDNTLAVTMDDMIHHSKTVVRASKNAMVVGDMPFLSYHISKKEAVRNAGRFIQEAGCSAVKLEGGSERVDTVKAILDAQIPVMGHIGLTPQSVHQFGGFKVQGKDLETAKKLVEDARALDQAGVYCIVLECVPSELARRVTEEISVPTIGIGAGPYCDGQVLVINDMLGMFRGFTPKFVRKFANLEPLIMEALKNYKAEVEAGTFPAEEHCFTIKEEVLDRLY, from the coding sequence ATGGCAAGAGTAACGGTTTCAGTTTTAAAGGATAAAAAGAAACGCAAGGAAAAAATAAGCATGCTCACTGCTTATGACTATTCCCTGGCGGGAATGGTGGATGAAGCCGGTATCGACATGATACTGGTAGGCGACTCTCTGGGCAATGTGGTATTGGGTTATGATAACACCCTGGCCGTTACCATGGATGATATGATTCACCACAGCAAAACGGTGGTGAGGGCCAGCAAAAACGCCATGGTGGTTGGAGACATGCCTTTTCTCTCCTACCATATATCGAAAAAGGAAGCCGTGCGCAACGCCGGCAGGTTCATACAGGAAGCCGGTTGCTCGGCGGTAAAACTGGAAGGCGGCAGTGAAAGAGTGGATACAGTTAAAGCCATACTGGACGCCCAGATTCCGGTTATGGGACACATCGGACTGACCCCGCAATCGGTGCACCAGTTTGGCGGCTTTAAAGTTCAGGGCAAAGATCTGGAAACCGCCAAAAAGCTGGTGGAAGATGCCCGAGCTCTGGACCAGGCTGGAGTCTATTGCATCGTTTTAGAATGTGTTCCCAGCGAACTGGCCCGCCGGGTTACTGAAGAAATATCCGTACCCACCATCGGCATCGGTGCCGGCCCATATTGCGATGGGCAGGTTCTGGTGATTAACGATATGCTGGGGATGTTCCGGGGATTTACCCCCAAGTTTGTCCGGAAATTTGCCAACCTGGAACCATTGATAATGGAAGCATTGAAGAACTACAAAGCCGAAGTGGAAGCCGGAACCTTCCCGGCGGAGGAACACTGCTTCACCATCAAGGAGGAAGTTTTGGATAGACTCTACTAA
- the panC gene encoding pantoate--beta-alanine ligase — translation MQVFENITKMQEWAREQKKQGQSIALVPTMGYLHEGHLALVKEARRQCDKVVVSIFVNPIQFGAGEDFEQYPRDLEQDSALLEKERVDALFSPGIRDMYPGSFQTFVEVYGEITEKMCGASRPGHFKGVTTVVSKLFNICQPDRAYFGQKDAQQLMIVEKMVRELNFPLEIIRVPIVREKDGLAMSSRNVYLSPEERAEALVLYRALKMAEEEIKNGEREIGIIRQKMEEMIKACPRAAIDYIAINNANDLSELQTCAGKVLIALAVKFGKTRLIDNLIVEV, via the coding sequence ATGCAAGTATTTGAGAATATAACAAAAATGCAAGAATGGGCCCGGGAACAAAAGAAACAGGGCCAAAGCATCGCTTTGGTTCCTACCATGGGTTATCTTCACGAGGGCCACCTGGCCCTCGTGAAGGAGGCTCGGCGGCAGTGTGATAAAGTAGTGGTCAGCATTTTTGTCAACCCCATCCAATTTGGGGCAGGCGAAGATTTTGAGCAATACCCGCGTGATCTGGAGCAGGACAGCGCTCTCCTGGAAAAAGAAAGAGTAGATGCACTATTCAGCCCCGGTATCCGGGATATGTATCCCGGCAGCTTTCAGACTTTCGTAGAAGTATATGGTGAAATAACCGAGAAAATGTGCGGAGCTTCGCGCCCGGGACATTTCAAAGGAGTTACCACCGTAGTAAGCAAATTATTCAATATCTGCCAGCCTGACCGGGCCTATTTCGGGCAGAAAGATGCCCAGCAATTGATGATTGTGGAAAAAATGGTGCGGGAATTGAATTTCCCCCTGGAGATTATCCGGGTGCCTATCGTAAGAGAAAAAGATGGGCTGGCCATGAGTTCCCGCAATGTCTATCTGAGTCCCGAAGAAAGGGCAGAAGCCCTGGTATTGTACCGGGCGCTGAAAATGGCGGAAGAAGAGATTAAAAACGGGGAAAGAGAGATTGGGATAATCCGGCAGAAAATGGAGGAAATGATTAAGGCCTGTCCCCGGGCTGCAATCGACTACATTGCAATTAATAATGCCAATGATTTGTCGGAACTGCAAACTTGCGCCGGTAAGGTTTTGATAGCCCTGGCGGTAAAGTTTGGCAAGACTAGGTTGATTGACAACCTTATTGTGGAGGTGTAA
- the panD gene encoding aspartate 1-decarboxylase: protein MLRHMLKSKIHRAVVTDANLNYVGSITIDRDLMDAADILENEKVTIVNNNNGARFDTYVIEGERGSKVICLNGAASRLVQKGDVVIILTYTVLQDEECHNHKPRLVFMDGNNNIKELG, encoded by the coding sequence GTGCTGCGGCATATGCTCAAATCAAAAATTCATCGCGCGGTTGTAACGGATGCTAATCTGAATTATGTGGGCAGTATTACCATTGACAGGGATTTGATGGATGCTGCCGACATTCTGGAGAATGAAAAAGTGACCATAGTAAATAATAACAACGGCGCGCGTTTTGACACCTATGTTATCGAAGGTGAACGGGGATCAAAAGTAATCTGTTTGAACGGAGCAGCCTCTCGCCTGGTACAAAAAGGGGATGTAGTAATCATTCTTACCTATACCGTACTTCAGGATGAAGAGTGCCACAACCACAAACCCAGACTGGTTTTTATGGACGGAAATAATAACATCAAAGAACTTGGCTAG
- the nadA gene encoding quinolinate synthase NadA, producing the protein MLAELEQYVLRRKKEINAVILAHFYQLPEIQDIADFVGDSLQLAIQAASTQAQVIVFCGVNFMAESAKILNPDKTVLLPDIRAGCPMADMVGAEALRKKKAEYPGAVVVCYVNSSAEVKAESDICCTSSNALNVVRSIPEDRTVIFVPDKNLGAYIQSQTGREMMLWEGYCPIHHALSWAEVEKQKELHPQAQVVVHPECPPEVTRRADAVRSTAGILEYLRSSNGAEFIIGTEEGFLYTLQKNCPGKKLYLARESFHCPDMKYITLEKLAGSLEKMEQQVEVPPEISRRARRSLERMIEIKG; encoded by the coding sequence ATGCTAGCAGAGTTGGAGCAGTATGTCTTGCGCCGAAAAAAGGAGATTAACGCAGTCATCCTGGCTCATTTTTATCAGTTGCCCGAAATACAGGATATAGCTGATTTCGTTGGTGATTCGCTGCAATTGGCTATACAGGCCGCTTCTACCCAGGCCCAGGTAATAGTTTTTTGTGGCGTTAACTTCATGGCCGAAAGTGCCAAGATACTGAATCCGGATAAAACGGTTCTCCTGCCCGATATCCGAGCTGGATGTCCCATGGCGGACATGGTCGGAGCAGAAGCCTTGCGCAAAAAGAAAGCCGAATACCCCGGCGCGGTAGTCGTCTGTTATGTCAACTCCAGCGCCGAGGTCAAGGCGGAGAGTGATATTTGTTGTACCTCATCCAATGCCCTTAATGTAGTGCGCTCTATCCCGGAAGATAGGACGGTAATTTTTGTACCGGATAAGAACCTGGGAGCATACATCCAAAGCCAGACCGGGCGGGAGATGATGCTTTGGGAAGGATACTGCCCCATTCATCATGCTCTGAGCTGGGCGGAGGTGGAAAAACAAAAAGAGCTGCACCCCCAGGCCCAGGTTGTGGTACATCCCGAATGCCCTCCTGAGGTAACCCGGAGGGCGGATGCCGTACGTTCCACCGCCGGCATTCTGGAATATCTACGCTCCAGCAATGGGGCGGAATTCATCATTGGAACCGAGGAAGGTTTTCTCTATACCCTGCAGAAGAATTGCCCAGGGAAAAAACTCTACCTGGCCCGGGAAAGCTTTCACTGCCCGGATATGAAGTATATTACCCTGGAGAAACTGGCCGGCTCCCTGGAAAAAATGGAGCAGCAGGTGGAAGTACCCCCGGAAATAAGCCGCCGAGCTCGCCGCAGCCTGGAGCGCATGATAGAGATTAAAGGGTGA
- the nadB gene encoding L-aspartate oxidase has translation MIITRYIGVLHKDTPVETTDFLIVGGGIAGLFTALKASQYGKVIVLTKKTIEDSNTGLAQGGIAAAVHEEDSPFLHLEDTLEAGAGLCNIEAVDLLVREGPERVRELIQAGASFDMKDGNVALTREGAHSKARILHAADTTGEAIRVALVKKCEESSDIRIIEDQFLVDILGHDQRKECYGALVYDAKTRQQLAYLAKATIIATGGAGQLYRYTTNPSVATADGMAAAYRAGCRLSDMEFIQFHPTVLFSYSNQRFLISEAVRGEGGLLYNHKGERFMPAYHSLAELAPRDIVSRAIVNEMNCNGSEYVYLDMSGIKQVEKRFPNIYRTCRESGIDITREQVPVSPAAHYIMGGIETGTYGETGVYALYSCGEAACTGVHGANRLASNSLLEGIVFGQRIVDRAEEIMYRRRISIDEVFRHFDQSWVYSPQEQRIDPPEAKNRLQAIMWEKVGIIRDEEGLKVANRELEAIYSHIAQGEDPFAYYEIVNMLTVARIIVQAALWRQESRGGHFRSDHPARDELRWLKHLSFINC, from the coding sequence ATGATAATTACACGCTACATAGGGGTTTTGCATAAGGACACCCCGGTAGAGACTACCGATTTCCTCATAGTTGGCGGAGGCATAGCCGGGCTTTTTACCGCTTTGAAAGCCTCCCAGTATGGGAAAGTTATCGTATTGACAAAAAAAACCATAGAAGACTCCAATACCGGACTGGCTCAAGGGGGAATTGCCGCTGCTGTGCACGAAGAGGATTCCCCTTTTTTGCATCTGGAGGATACTCTGGAAGCAGGAGCCGGTCTCTGCAATATTGAGGCCGTTGATCTTCTGGTGCGGGAAGGACCGGAGCGAGTAAGGGAATTAATCCAGGCGGGGGCCAGCTTCGACATGAAGGACGGCAATGTAGCCCTTACCCGGGAAGGAGCCCACAGCAAAGCCCGCATCCTGCATGCCGCCGATACCACCGGGGAGGCCATCCGCGTAGCCCTGGTCAAAAAATGTGAAGAAAGCAGCGATATAAGGATAATCGAAGACCAGTTCCTGGTGGATATTCTAGGGCACGACCAGCGCAAGGAATGCTATGGTGCCCTGGTTTATGACGCCAAAACCCGGCAGCAGCTGGCTTATCTCGCCAAAGCCACCATAATCGCTACTGGCGGGGCCGGGCAGCTCTATCGTTACACCACCAATCCCAGCGTAGCTACCGCTGATGGCATGGCCGCCGCCTACCGCGCCGGTTGCCGGCTCAGCGATATGGAATTTATCCAGTTTCACCCTACAGTACTTTTCAGCTACAGCAACCAGCGATTTCTCATCTCCGAAGCGGTTAGAGGAGAAGGAGGCCTGCTCTACAATCATAAAGGAGAGCGTTTTATGCCCGCTTACCATTCCCTGGCTGAGCTGGCCCCCCGCGACATCGTATCCCGGGCCATTGTAAATGAGATGAATTGCAACGGCAGCGAATATGTCTACCTGGACATGAGCGGCATCAAGCAGGTGGAAAAACGCTTCCCCAATATCTACCGTACCTGTCGGGAAAGCGGCATTGACATCACCCGGGAGCAGGTACCCGTTTCCCCCGCCGCCCACTATATCATGGGAGGAATTGAAACCGGCACTTATGGAGAAACCGGAGTTTATGCCCTTTATTCCTGCGGCGAAGCCGCCTGTACCGGAGTACACGGCGCCAACCGCCTGGCCAGTAATTCCTTGCTCGAAGGCATAGTATTTGGACAGCGCATAGTGGATCGTGCCGAAGAAATCATGTATCGCCGCCGTATCAGCATTGATGAAGTATTCCGCCACTTTGACCAGAGTTGGGTTTACTCTCCGCAAGAGCAGAGAATAGACCCCCCGGAAGCTAAAAATCGCCTGCAGGCAATTATGTGGGAAAAGGTGGGTATAATAAGGGATGAGGAAGGGCTAAAGGTCGCCAACCGGGAACTCGAAGCAATCTACAGCCATATAGCCCAGGGGGAAGACCCCTTCGCCTATTATGAAATAGTCAACATGCTGACTGTAGCCCGCATCATAGTACAAGCAGCCCTGTGGCGTCAGGAAAGCCGCGGCGGGCATTTCCGCTCCGACCACCCCGCCCGTGACGAACTCCGCTGGCTCAAACACCTCTCCTTCATCAACTGCTAG
- a CDS encoding group II intron maturase-specific domain-containing protein, with the protein MTNSAGSNTSPSSTASGCQALKLLSYWQASLTRGRFEDLSKILNPVIRGWINYYGAFRQSALYPVLKHINKALQKWVKRKYKAKNELENGLSK; encoded by the coding sequence GTGACGAACTCCGCTGGCTCAAACACCTCTCCTTCATCAACTGCTAGTGGGTGCCAGGCACTTAAGTTGTTAAGTTATTGGCAGGCAAGTCTGACAAGGGGAAGGTTCGAAGACCTCTCAAAAATCCTAAACCCGGTAATAAGGGGCTGGATAAACTACTATGGTGCATTTAGACAATCAGCACTATACCCGGTACTAAAGCACATAAATAAAGCCCTGCAAAAATGGGTTAAAAGGAAATACAAAGCAAAGAACGAGCTAGAAAATGGCTTAAGCAAGTAG
- the nadC gene encoding carboxylating nicotinate-nucleotide diphosphorylase, which yields MNDWMVKEIIKRALEEDLGNGDITTRNLIAETQEGQGLFLAKASGIVAGLEVSATVFSCLEPAVQFTAFIHDGDEIKPGDRIARVEGKMSTLLSGERVALNFLQRLSGIASKTRNMAESIKYQHAVLVDTRKTTPGLRLLEKYAVRVGGAKNHRFGLYDGVMIKDNHIQAVGGIQKAVSTLRQKVPHTLKIEVEVENLQQLQEALEARADIILLDNMDSESMRKAVEIVNGQALLEASGGVNEENIVEIAKTGVDFISCGALTHSAPSLDISFKIL from the coding sequence ATGAACGATTGGATGGTAAAAGAAATAATAAAAAGAGCCCTGGAAGAAGACCTAGGGAACGGGGATATAACCACCCGGAACCTTATAGCGGAAACGCAAGAAGGGCAGGGCCTGTTTTTGGCTAAAGCCAGCGGAATTGTAGCCGGTTTGGAGGTCTCTGCCACCGTTTTTAGCTGCCTGGAACCGGCGGTGCAATTTACCGCCTTTATCCATGATGGAGATGAAATCAAGCCCGGGGATAGGATTGCCCGGGTAGAGGGGAAAATGAGCACCCTGCTTAGTGGAGAAAGAGTAGCCCTGAATTTCCTGCAACGGCTTTCCGGGATAGCCAGCAAAACCCGTAATATGGCAGAAAGTATAAAATACCAGCATGCAGTTCTGGTCGACACCCGCAAAACCACCCCCGGTCTGCGCTTGCTGGAAAAGTATGCCGTTAGGGTAGGAGGGGCGAAGAACCATCGCTTTGGCCTTTATGATGGAGTAATGATAAAAGACAACCATATCCAGGCGGTTGGGGGAATACAAAAAGCCGTATCCACCCTCCGGCAAAAGGTTCCCCACACCCTGAAGATTGAAGTGGAAGTGGAGAACCTGCAGCAATTGCAGGAAGCCCTGGAAGCCCGGGCCGACATAATATTACTGGACAACATGGATTCCGAAAGCATGAGAAAAGCGGTGGAAATAGTAAACGGCCAGGCTCTCCTGGAAGCCTCCGGTGGCGTCAATGAAGAAAACATTGTTGAAATAGCCAAAACCGGAGTCGACTTCATTTCCTGCGGGGCCCTTACCCATTCCGCCCCCAGCCTCGACATCAGCTTCAAAATACTATAG
- a CDS encoding biotin transporter BioY translates to MRISTREMVLAAMFTALLCVLTILVRAFQPVMVMPFSLQPLVMLLAALLLSPLAASLSMLAYLLLGLIGLPVFSVPPYGGPAYVLLPSFGFLLGFPLAAYLQSWFLRHVWGKQHYHNAITGGKASILLKFSLSGLLGIIIYYLLGLPYMYLILNFYLGHTVNVGQIIKLGFLPFVFFDLIKIAIAAIIAEQFCRRMET, encoded by the coding sequence ATGAGGATATCTACCCGGGAAATGGTTCTGGCGGCGATGTTTACCGCCCTGCTCTGTGTTCTTACCATACTGGTGAGGGCTTTCCAGCCAGTGATGGTGATGCCTTTCAGCCTGCAGCCACTGGTAATGCTCCTGGCTGCCCTGCTGCTTTCGCCCTTGGCCGCATCTTTGAGTATGCTGGCTTATCTTCTTCTGGGGCTCATTGGCCTACCGGTCTTTTCCGTACCCCCTTATGGCGGCCCGGCCTATGTTTTGCTACCCAGCTTCGGTTTTTTGCTGGGATTTCCGCTGGCCGCCTACCTGCAATCCTGGTTTTTACGCCATGTTTGGGGAAAGCAGCATTATCATAATGCCATCACTGGCGGCAAAGCGTCCATTTTATTAAAATTTTCCCTTTCCGGTTTATTAGGAATAATCATTTATTACCTGCTTGGTTTGCCTTATATGTATTTGATATTAAATTTCTACCTGGGACATACTGTAAATGTTGGACAAATAATTAAACTGGGTTTTCTCCCCTTTGTTTTCTTCGACTTAATAAAAATTGCCATAGCCGCCATAATTGCCGAGCAATTTTGCAGGAGAATGGAAACTTAG
- a CDS encoding type III pantothenate kinase, translating to MILVFDVGNTNTVIGVYDREKLLNHWRIRTNPQRTCDEYGILLRSLLENDKLNLKDIKSVVISSVVPTLMMELEWMSRKFFACRPLVIGPGVKSGLAIKYENPREVGADRVVNAVAAYDKYGGPLIIVDFGTATTFCVVSAKGEYLGGAIAPGIIISTEALVSKAAKLPRVELQRPRSLIGKNTVSSMQAGIMYGFVGQVEGIITRMKTEIETTPQVIATGGLAAVIARETDVIDKVDEFLTLDGLRLIYEMNRG from the coding sequence TTGATACTGGTCTTTGATGTGGGCAATACCAATACAGTAATCGGTGTTTATGATAGGGAGAAGCTTTTAAACCACTGGAGGATAAGAACCAATCCCCAGCGTACCTGTGACGAATACGGAATATTGCTGCGCTCCCTGTTGGAAAACGATAAATTAAATCTAAAGGATATAAAATCGGTGGTTATTTCCTCGGTTGTTCCTACATTGATGATGGAACTGGAGTGGATGAGCCGTAAATTTTTTGCCTGCCGCCCTCTGGTTATCGGCCCGGGAGTTAAGAGCGGCCTGGCTATAAAATATGAGAATCCCAGAGAAGTAGGGGCTGACCGGGTGGTAAATGCGGTGGCCGCCTATGACAAGTATGGGGGGCCTCTGATAATCGTAGACTTTGGCACTGCCACCACCTTTTGCGTAGTAAGCGCGAAAGGAGAGTATTTGGGCGGAGCCATTGCCCCCGGGATAATAATATCCACTGAAGCCCTGGTCTCCAAAGCCGCCAAACTGCCGCGAGTGGAGCTGCAACGGCCCCGCAGCCTGATTGGCAAAAATACCGTCAGCAGCATGCAGGCCGGGATAATGTATGGCTTTGTAGGACAGGTGGAGGGGATTATAACCCGGATGAAAACGGAAATCGAAACTACACCCCAGGTGATTGCCACGGGTGGCCTGGCTGCGGTAATCGCCCGTGAGACTGATGTGATCGATAAAGTTGACGAATTCCTCACCTTGGATGGATTACGTTTGATCTACGAAATGAACCGGGGATAA